One genomic segment of Pseudomonas sp. p1(2021b) includes these proteins:
- a CDS encoding glycosyltransferase family 4 protein, whose translation MRILWTLPYLPWPTTSGSKTRQYHLLRELSRQGHRITLLTQSKVPLGDAAREMLEPLVERLIVLPRRPLHSPLNLLASPIIDYPMRAIIHGLAPCLRHRFEQLLDEPWDVIQIEHSYSFQPFEKALQARRLPFMLTEHNLESVMGTACHDRLPLWLRPLNAFDRWRYRRWEQRVLRQPSEVVAVSAHDAEWIGQISGRPVNVVVNGVDCDYYQDVRPAYRSQRLLFVGNFEYGANLEAIEWALEEILPQVWMSNPAVRLAIAGHALPASWKLHWNDPRIEWIGYRPDLRDLQRRSALFFAPLRYAGGSKVKILEAMAAGLPVLTTSKGASGLAINSGEHYLGSDDSGQLALLITQLLNQPWRMCQLGETGRQFVRQRHDWSVAAQQLMNVHMRLSQLGPVEVMDTALLGRSVK comes from the coding sequence ATGCGCATACTCTGGACACTGCCCTACCTGCCCTGGCCCACCACCAGCGGCAGCAAGACCCGGCAATATCATTTGCTGCGTGAACTGTCACGACAGGGCCACCGGATCACCTTGCTGACGCAATCGAAGGTTCCGCTCGGCGATGCCGCCCGCGAAATGCTGGAACCCTTGGTCGAACGTTTGATCGTACTGCCCCGGCGGCCACTGCATAGCCCGCTCAACTTGTTGGCTTCACCGATCATCGACTACCCCATGCGGGCCATCATCCATGGCCTGGCGCCCTGCCTGCGACACCGCTTCGAACAGTTGCTTGACGAGCCCTGGGACGTGATCCAGATCGAGCACAGCTACAGCTTCCAGCCCTTCGAAAAAGCCCTGCAAGCCCGCCGCCTGCCCTTCATGCTCACCGAGCACAACCTCGAGTCGGTGATGGGGACCGCCTGCCATGACCGCCTACCGCTGTGGCTGCGCCCGCTCAACGCCTTCGACCGCTGGCGCTACCGACGCTGGGAGCAGCGCGTGTTGCGCCAGCCCAGCGAGGTGGTGGCCGTCAGTGCCCATGATGCCGAATGGATCGGGCAGATCAGCGGCCGGCCGGTGAACGTGGTGGTCAACGGTGTCGATTGCGATTATTACCAGGACGTACGGCCGGCCTACCGCAGCCAGCGCCTGCTGTTCGTCGGCAACTTCGAATACGGCGCCAACCTGGAGGCCATCGAATGGGCGCTGGAAGAGATCCTGCCGCAAGTCTGGATGAGCAACCCGGCGGTGCGCCTGGCCATCGCCGGGCATGCGCTACCGGCCAGTTGGAAGCTGCATTGGAACGATCCACGTATCGAATGGATCGGCTATCGCCCGGACCTGAGGGACCTGCAACGACGCTCGGCACTGTTCTTCGCACCCCTGCGCTATGCCGGTGGCTCCAAGGTGAAGATCCTCGAAGCCATGGCCGCCGGGCTGCCAGTACTGACCACCAGCAAAGGGGCATCGGGCCTGGCGATCAACAGCGGCGAGCACTACCTGGGCAGCGACGACAGCGGCCAATTGGCACTGTTGATCACGCAGTTGCTCAACCAGCCCTGGCGCATGTGTCAATTGGGCGAGACAGGTCGGCAGTTCGTGCGCCAGCGCCACGATTGGAGCGTCGCGGCACAGCAACTGATGAACGTGCACATGCGCCTGAGCCAACTAGGGCCGGTCGAAGTCATGGATACTGCGTTGCTCGGGCGTTCAGTCAAGTAA
- a CDS encoding chemotaxis protein — translation MAGILDTVDQRTQLVGENRLEILMFRLAGRQLFAINVFKVQEVLQLPKLTLMPQRHAFVCGVVNLRGQTLPVIDLSQAIGMRPLQPGPDSTIIVTEYNRSVQAFLVGGVDRIVNMNWEAIMPPPSSAGRQHYLTAITKVDEQLVEVIDVEKVLAEIVPYNTRVSRDKLDDPVLARARGREVLLVDDSSVALVQLRETLSQLGMKLHVASDGLKALRMLKGWADAGEDVCEKLLMVFTDAEMPEMDGYRLTTEIRNDARLRGLHVVLHTSLSGSFNESMVKKVGCDNFLSKFQPDRLVEVVHQRLMLDEATA, via the coding sequence ATGGCTGGCATTCTCGACACGGTCGACCAACGAACGCAATTGGTGGGTGAGAACCGCCTGGAGATTCTCATGTTCCGGTTGGCAGGCCGCCAGTTGTTCGCCATCAATGTGTTCAAGGTTCAGGAAGTACTGCAACTGCCAAAGCTGACATTGATGCCACAGCGCCATGCGTTCGTTTGCGGCGTGGTCAACCTGCGCGGCCAGACGCTGCCGGTGATCGACCTGTCCCAGGCGATCGGCATGCGGCCACTGCAGCCAGGGCCGGACAGCACCATCATCGTCACCGAGTACAACCGTTCGGTACAGGCGTTCCTGGTCGGTGGTGTCGATCGCATCGTCAACATGAACTGGGAAGCGATCATGCCACCGCCTTCCAGTGCCGGGCGCCAGCATTACCTGACGGCGATCACCAAGGTCGATGAGCAACTGGTCGAGGTGATCGATGTGGAGAAGGTCCTGGCCGAGATCGTGCCCTACAACACCCGCGTTTCCCGGGACAAGCTCGACGACCCGGTCCTGGCGCGGGCCCGTGGGCGTGAAGTGTTGCTCGTGGACGACTCCAGCGTGGCCCTGGTGCAGTTGCGCGAGACCCTGTCCCAGCTGGGCATGAAGCTGCATGTGGCCAGTGACGGCCTGAAGGCCTTGCGCATGCTCAAGGGGTGGGCCGATGCAGGGGAGGACGTCTGCGAGAAGTTGTTGATGGTGTTCACCGATGCGGAAATGCCGGAAATGGACGGTTACCGGCTGACTACGGAGATTCGCAACGATGCCCGTCTGCGCGGTCTGCACGTGGTGCTGCATACCTCGTTGTCGGGAAGCTTCAACGAATCGATGGTCAAGAAGGTCGGCTGCGACAACTTCCTGTCCAAGTTCCAGCCTGACCGGTTGGTGGAGGTGGTCCACCAGCGGCTGATGCTGGATGAGGCCACCGCCTAG
- the yegS gene encoding lipid kinase YegS, translating into MGERKAMLILHGKQAMNEEVRSAVGTLRERGWTLDVRLTWEAGDAQRLVGEALAAGYPHVVAGGGDGTLRDIAEAMGQASHSASLALLPLGTANDFAKAAGVPLEPEAALNLLEQPARAVDLGKVGDQLFLNMATGGFGSQVTANTSEDLKKVLGAAAYLFTGLSRFSELQAASVELQGPDFHWQGDLLALGIGNGRQAGGGHVLCPDAMVDDGLLDIGILPAPQEMVGALRELLAGEGLFIRARLPWVEIKGSQGLDINLDGEPLQADSLRFEACPGALRLHLPEDSPVLSRRG; encoded by the coding sequence ATGGGCGAGCGCAAGGCAATGTTGATCCTGCATGGCAAGCAGGCCATGAACGAAGAGGTGCGCAGTGCCGTGGGTACCCTGCGTGAGCGCGGCTGGACGCTGGATGTACGTTTGACCTGGGAGGCGGGCGACGCCCAGCGGTTGGTCGGCGAGGCCTTGGCCGCCGGTTATCCGCACGTGGTCGCCGGTGGTGGGGATGGCACGCTGCGCGACATCGCCGAGGCCATGGGCCAGGCCAGCCACTCGGCCAGCCTGGCGTTGCTACCCCTGGGTACGGCAAACGACTTTGCCAAGGCTGCAGGTGTACCGCTGGAGCCTGAGGCTGCGCTGAACCTGCTGGAGCAGCCGGCCCGGGCGGTGGACCTGGGCAAGGTCGGCGACCAGCTGTTTCTCAACATGGCTACCGGCGGCTTCGGCAGCCAGGTGACCGCCAACACGTCGGAAGACTTGAAGAAGGTGTTGGGCGCTGCGGCCTACTTGTTCACGGGGTTGTCGCGTTTCAGCGAGTTGCAGGCGGCCTCGGTGGAACTGCAAGGGCCGGATTTCCACTGGCAGGGTGATTTGCTCGCGCTGGGCATCGGCAACGGCCGCCAGGCCGGTGGCGGGCATGTGCTGTGCCCCGACGCAATGGTCGACGATGGTTTGCTGGACATCGGCATCTTGCCTGCGCCCCAGGAGATGGTCGGGGCGTTGCGCGAATTGCTGGCCGGAGAAGGGTTGTTCATCCGGGCCCGCCTGCCCTGGGTCGAAATCAAGGGCTCCCAGGGGCTGGACATCAACCTCGACGGCGAGCCGCTGCAGGCCGACAGCCTGCGCTTCGAAGCCTGCCCGGGGGCATTGCGCCTGCACTTGCCGGAGGACTCGCCAGTGCTCAGTCGTCGAGGCTGA
- a CDS encoding YgdI/YgdR family lipoprotein: MIQRTLPAFLLALGLGALAGCASPTVITLNDGREIQAVDTPAYDEDSGFYEFEQLDGKRTRINKDQIRTVKEL, from the coding sequence ATGATTCAACGGACCCTTCCCGCTTTCCTGCTCGCCCTCGGCCTGGGCGCCCTCGCTGGCTGCGCATCGCCGACCGTCATCACGCTCAATGATGGCCGCGAGATCCAGGCAGTGGATACTCCTGCCTACGACGAGGACTCCGGTTTCTACGAATTCGAGCAGCTCGACGGCAAGCGCACCCGCATCAACAAGGACCAGATCCGCACCGTCAAGGAGCTGTGA
- the glp gene encoding gephyrin-like molybdotransferase Glp, whose translation MAVEEALERLLALAEAAPIKGSERVALADAQGRVLAREVVAELDLPPWPNSAMDGYALRLADWQGEPLPVSQRIFAGHAPAPLQPGTCARIFTGAPLPEGADCVEMQENTEVLENGQVRFLEPLKPGQNVRPQGQETRVGEQVMAAGTRLGPIQLGLAATLGLARLEVVRKVRVAVLSTGDELVEPGQPLGPGQIYNSNRRLLASWLQRLGCEVVDVGILADDLQRTRECLAGLGDVDLILSSGGVSVGEADYLGMALREAGELALWKLAIKPGKPLTFGHFRGVPVIGLPGNPASTLVTFALLTRPYLLRRQGVAQQVRPLRFSVPAGFDWPKPGSRREYLRARIEDGQAHIYKNQSSGLLRSAAWAEGLVEVQEGTTLRQGDSVSFIPFSALLD comes from the coding sequence ATGGCGGTGGAAGAAGCCTTGGAGCGCTTGCTGGCGCTGGCCGAAGCGGCGCCGATCAAGGGCTCGGAACGTGTGGCCTTGGCCGATGCCCAAGGGCGCGTGCTGGCGCGCGAGGTGGTCGCCGAGCTGGACCTGCCGCCCTGGCCGAACAGCGCCATGGATGGCTATGCCCTGCGTCTGGCAGATTGGCAGGGCGAGCCTTTGCCGGTGAGCCAGCGGATCTTCGCCGGCCATGCCCCTGCACCGCTGCAGCCGGGCACCTGTGCACGGATCTTCACTGGCGCGCCGCTGCCCGAGGGGGCCGATTGCGTCGAAATGCAGGAAAACACCGAGGTACTGGAAAACGGCCAGGTGCGTTTCCTCGAGCCACTCAAGCCCGGGCAGAACGTACGCCCGCAAGGGCAGGAGACGCGTGTAGGCGAACAGGTGATGGCGGCTGGCACGCGGCTGGGGCCGATCCAGCTGGGGTTGGCGGCAACCTTGGGCCTTGCCCGGCTCGAGGTGGTGCGCAAGGTGCGCGTCGCGGTGCTGTCCACCGGTGACGAACTGGTCGAGCCCGGGCAGCCGCTGGGCCCCGGGCAGATCTACAACAGTAATCGGCGTTTGCTGGCCAGCTGGTTGCAGCGCCTGGGATGCGAGGTGGTAGATGTAGGCATCCTCGCCGACGACCTGCAGCGTACCCGCGAATGCCTCGCGGGGCTTGGCGATGTCGACCTGATCCTTTCCAGTGGCGGTGTCTCGGTGGGCGAGGCCGACTACCTGGGCATGGCGCTGCGCGAAGCGGGCGAGCTGGCATTGTGGAAGCTGGCCATCAAGCCGGGCAAGCCGCTGACCTTCGGGCATTTTCGCGGTGTTCCGGTGATCGGCTTGCCAGGCAACCCGGCATCGACCCTGGTTACCTTCGCCTTGCTGACCCGGCCTTACCTGCTGCGTCGCCAAGGTGTGGCGCAGCAGGTAAGGCCGCTGCGTTTCAGTGTGCCGGCCGGCTTCGACTGGCCCAAACCGGGAAGTCGGCGCGAATACCTGCGGGCGCGGATCGAAGACGGCCAGGCGCACATCTACAAGAACCAGAGCTCCGGCCTGCTGCGCAGTGCGGCCTGGGCCGAGGGGCTGGTGGAGGTGCAAGAGGGCACCACGTTGCGCCAGGGTGACAGCGTGTCATTCATTCCCTTCAGCGCGTTACTTGACTGA
- a CDS encoding histidine kinase translates to MDNAPLNNGVLQDFLVDAQVWLTKSLECLQHLELIHNDPDACFCLNETLETLARRANLLGLLEVAHYTASLQRLLEPACRQRHLGSEALSALHACLNLLAWQLELVDTSTGRLSLDTEEQQLLLGELADAMGQPLPELCGPCRARGDVCVHAHPTQAISRPSSSLNSPRH, encoded by the coding sequence ATGGACAACGCACCACTGAACAATGGCGTCCTCCAGGATTTCCTGGTGGATGCACAGGTATGGCTGACAAAGTCGCTGGAATGCCTGCAGCATCTCGAGCTGATCCACAACGATCCCGATGCCTGCTTCTGCCTGAACGAAACCCTCGAGACCCTCGCCCGTCGCGCCAACCTGCTGGGCCTGCTGGAAGTCGCCCACTACACGGCCTCCTTGCAACGGTTGCTCGAGCCAGCCTGCCGGCAACGGCATCTGGGCAGTGAAGCCTTGAGTGCGCTGCACGCATGCCTGAACCTGCTGGCCTGGCAATTGGAGCTGGTCGACACTTCGACCGGCCGCCTCAGCCTGGATACCGAGGAACAACAGCTGCTGCTAGGCGAATTGGCCGATGCCATGGGCCAACCCCTTCCAGAGCTGTGCGGCCCTTGCCGGGCTCGCGGCGATGTTTGCGTTCACGCACATCCCACCCAGGCGATATCCAGGCCATCCAGCAGCCTGAACAGCCCCCGGCATTGA
- the mqo gene encoding malate dehydrogenase (quinone) codes for MKKILLTLLCLSVIGCSKPGEPEKSVDVLLIGGGIMSASLGTYLTELEPNWKVDVYERMDQVAEESSNGWNNAGTGHSAFCELNYTSEGKDGKIDISKAVNVNEQFEVSKQFWAYQVEQGVLSNPKSFINNVPHMSFVWGDENVAFLHKRVEALQHSSLFRGMEISEDHEQIRKWVPIVMEGRSPDQKVAATRMAIGTDVNFGEITRQLFASMTRNPNVQVHLRHEVRDIVRNDDGSWNVVVADLANGGRETRVNAKFVFIGAGGGALKLLQKSGIPEAEGYAGFPVGGQFLMTDNPDIVARHKAKLYGKASVGAPPMSVPHLDTRMIDGKEVLLFGPFATFSTKYLKNGSLLDMFASLTTHNIMPMMNAGIDNIDLSTYLMGQLMLSFDDRMNALREYFPNAKNEDWKLLQAGQRVQVIKKDPEHGGILQFGTEVVASQDGTIAALLGASPGASTAAPIMLTVLEKTFKDRVRSPEWQAKLKEIVPTYGQKLNNNLELTNKTREWSSARLQLLYVPVQPEEAVAEAVTVQ; via the coding sequence ATGAAAAAAATCCTGCTGACGCTCCTGTGCCTGAGCGTCATCGGCTGCTCCAAGCCCGGTGAGCCGGAAAAGTCCGTCGATGTCCTGCTCATCGGCGGCGGCATCATGAGTGCGAGCCTGGGTACCTACCTTACCGAGCTCGAGCCGAACTGGAAGGTCGACGTCTACGAGCGCATGGACCAAGTCGCCGAGGAAAGCTCCAACGGTTGGAACAACGCCGGTACCGGCCACTCGGCCTTCTGCGAGCTGAACTACACCAGCGAAGGCAAGGACGGCAAGATCGACATCAGCAAGGCGGTCAACGTCAACGAGCAGTTCGAGGTCTCCAAGCAGTTCTGGGCCTACCAGGTCGAGCAGGGCGTGCTGAGCAACCCGAAGTCCTTCATCAACAACGTGCCGCACATGAGCTTCGTCTGGGGTGACGAGAACGTTGCCTTCCTGCACAAGCGCGTCGAGGCCCTGCAGCACAGCTCGTTGTTCCGCGGCATGGAGATTTCCGAGGACCACGAGCAGATCCGCAAGTGGGTGCCGATCGTGATGGAAGGCCGTTCGCCTGATCAGAAGGTCGCCGCCACCCGCATGGCCATCGGCACCGACGTCAATTTCGGTGAGATCACCCGCCAGCTGTTTGCGTCGATGACCCGCAACCCCAACGTCCAGGTGCACCTGCGCCATGAAGTGCGCGATATCGTGCGCAACGACGACGGCAGCTGGAACGTGGTGGTGGCGGACCTGGCCAACGGTGGCCGGGAAACCCGCGTCAACGCGAAGTTCGTGTTCATCGGTGCCGGTGGCGGTGCCCTCAAGCTGCTGCAGAAGTCCGGCATCCCGGAAGCCGAAGGCTACGCAGGGTTCCCGGTGGGTGGCCAGTTCCTGATGACCGACAACCCGGACATCGTCGCTCGTCACAAGGCCAAGCTGTACGGCAAGGCCTCGGTCGGTGCGCCGCCGATGTCGGTACCGCACCTGGATACCCGCATGATCGATGGCAAGGAAGTGCTGCTGTTCGGCCCGTTTGCGACCTTCTCCACCAAGTACCTGAAAAATGGCTCGCTGCTGGACATGTTCGCATCGCTGACCACGCACAACATCATGCCGATGATGAACGCCGGCATCGACAACATCGACCTGAGCACCTACCTGATGGGCCAGCTGATGCTCAGCTTCGATGACCGCATGAATGCCCTGCGTGAATACTTCCCCAACGCCAAGAACGAGGACTGGAAACTGCTGCAGGCCGGTCAGCGTGTCCAGGTGATCAAGAAGGACCCCGAGCACGGCGGCATCCTGCAGTTCGGCACCGAGGTGGTGGCTTCCCAGGACGGCACCATCGCTGCGCTGCTGGGGGCTTCGCCAGGTGCATCCACCGCGGCGCCGATCATGCTGACGGTGCTGGAGAAGACCTTCAAGGACCGCGTCCGGAGCCCTGAATGGCAGGCCAAGCTCAAGGAAATCGTGCCGACCTACGGCCAGAAGCTGAACAATAACCTCGAGCTGACCAACAAGACCCGTGAATGGAGCAGCGCGCGTCTGCAGCTGCTGTACGTTCCGGTGCAGCCTGAAGAGGCGGTGGCCGAAGCGGTCACGGTGCAGTAA
- a CDS encoding response regulator, which yields MTCRLLLVDDHSLIRAGVRALVSDIPGYAVVGEADDGSQLLEMVQRLAPDIVLLDISMRSTSGLDALNQLQANGLACKVLILSMHTDPDLIMRALESGAHGYLLKDTTANELEQALAALRSDERYLSPAIAHTVINQALLRAQDGKQPAVDRHNLTARQLEILRLIVRGKSTREIASGLGLSIKTVETHRSQIMKRLQIYDVAGLVLFAVREKIISLDD from the coding sequence ATGACCTGTAGATTATTGCTGGTGGATGACCACTCGCTGATCCGTGCCGGCGTGCGCGCCCTGGTGTCCGATATTCCCGGCTATGCGGTGGTTGGCGAGGCCGACGACGGCAGCCAGTTGCTGGAAATGGTCCAACGCCTGGCCCCGGACATCGTCCTGCTGGACATCTCCATGCGCTCGACCAGCGGCCTGGATGCCTTGAACCAGCTCCAGGCGAACGGCCTCGCATGCAAGGTACTGATCCTTTCCATGCATACCGACCCTGACTTGATCATGCGCGCCCTGGAGAGCGGTGCCCACGGCTATCTACTCAAGGACACCACGGCCAACGAACTGGAACAGGCCTTGGCTGCCTTGCGCAGCGACGAACGGTACCTGAGCCCAGCGATCGCCCACACGGTGATCAACCAGGCGCTGTTGCGTGCCCAAGATGGCAAGCAGCCTGCGGTCGATCGACACAACTTGACCGCCCGCCAGCTGGAAATCCTGCGCCTGATCGTGCGCGGCAAGTCGACCCGGGAGATCGCAAGCGGCCTGGGCCTTTCCATCAAGACCGTCGAAACCCACCGCTCGCAGATCATGAAACGCCTGCAGATCTATGACGTGGCCGGCCTCGTGCTGTTTGCGGTGCGCGAGAAGATCATCAGCCTCGACGACTGA
- a CDS encoding sensor histidine kinase, translated as MPPRLKIPSRCRATLLRWATALIGVASLLANLMLSLRGQPLPASLLLLQVLALAGVFWHWRQWGRSISLRPSELADRMLKVQESERQRLSRELHDDIGQLLTAAKLQVDWLQRRMPADLQAHCDTLRKTLDNTLGNVRDVSALLNPRQLASLGLEASLRAHLLRTLENSEVHWSLECHQRLEGICEDVAMAAFRITQEAVTNMLRHANARNLTISLRRTPSGLALSIQDDGCGFAPATDPAEAGQRGMAGMLERATALQGSLTITSQPGQGTRIDAVFPWPPRTEERARIPASHDL; from the coding sequence ATGCCCCCACGCTTGAAAATTCCATCACGTTGCCGCGCCACCTTGCTGCGCTGGGCGACTGCATTGATAGGCGTGGCCTCCTTGCTTGCCAACCTGATGCTGAGCCTGCGCGGGCAGCCGTTGCCTGCCAGCCTGCTGCTGTTACAAGTGCTCGCCCTGGCTGGCGTTTTCTGGCACTGGCGTCAATGGGGGCGATCGATCAGCCTCCGGCCTTCAGAACTGGCCGATCGCATGCTCAAGGTCCAGGAAAGCGAACGGCAACGCCTGAGCCGCGAGCTGCATGACGACATTGGCCAATTGCTCACGGCCGCAAAGCTCCAGGTCGACTGGCTCCAACGGCGCATGCCAGCCGATCTGCAGGCGCACTGCGACACCTTGCGCAAGACCCTCGACAACACCTTGGGCAACGTACGCGACGTCTCTGCTCTTCTGAATCCGCGTCAACTGGCCAGCCTGGGCCTGGAGGCCAGCCTGCGCGCCCACCTGTTGCGCACGCTGGAAAACAGCGAGGTGCATTGGAGCCTGGAGTGCCACCAGCGTTTGGAGGGCATCTGCGAGGACGTTGCCATGGCGGCCTTTCGCATCACCCAGGAAGCCGTTACCAACATGTTGCGCCACGCCAATGCACGCAACCTCACGATCAGCCTGCGGCGTACCCCTTCGGGCCTCGCCCTGTCGATCCAGGACGACGGTTGTGGCTTCGCCCCTGCCACCGACCCGGCCGAGGCGGGCCAGCGCGGCATGGCAGGCATGCTGGAACGCGCCACTGCCCTGCAGGGCAGCCTGACCATCACCAGCCAACCCGGCCAAGGCACCCGGATCGACGCCGTGTTCCCATGGCCACCGCGCACCGAAGAGCGTGCCAGGATACCTGCCTCCCATGACCTGTAG
- the moaB gene encoding molybdenum cofactor biosynthesis protein B has translation MKAKADTPFVPLNIAVLTVSDTRTFETDTSGQLFVDRLGAAGHRLAARMLLKDDLYKIRAQVATWIADDQVQVVLITGGTGFTGRDSTPEAVACLLDKQVEGFGELFRQISVADIGTSTVQSRALAGLANGTLVCCLPGSTNAVRTGWDGILAEQLDARHRPCNFVPHLKQAAACESRG, from the coding sequence ATGAAAGCCAAGGCAGACACTCCCTTCGTGCCGCTGAACATCGCCGTGCTCACGGTCAGCGACACCCGTACCTTCGAGACCGACACGTCCGGCCAGTTGTTCGTCGACCGCCTGGGCGCGGCGGGCCATCGCCTGGCAGCCCGCATGTTGCTCAAGGACGACCTGTACAAGATTCGCGCCCAGGTCGCCACCTGGATCGCCGATGACCAGGTGCAGGTGGTCCTCATCACTGGCGGCACCGGTTTCACTGGCCGTGACAGCACACCCGAAGCGGTCGCCTGCCTGTTGGACAAGCAGGTCGAGGGCTTCGGCGAGCTGTTCCGGCAGATCTCCGTGGCCGATATCGGCACGTCCACCGTGCAGTCCCGCGCCTTGGCGGGCCTGGCTAACGGTACCCTGGTGTGTTGCCTGCCGGGCTCGACCAACGCGGTGCGTACCGGGTGGGACGGTATTCTGGCCGAGCAGCTCGATGCTCGCCATCGCCCTTGTAACTTCGTACCGCACCTGAAGCAGGCAGCGGCCTGTGAAAGCCGTGGTTGA
- a CDS encoding MOSC domain-containing protein, whose amino-acid sequence MFLSALYRYPVKSGQAQSLEASAVDVLGLQGDRRWMVVEQDNGRFLTQRAWPRLGQLKASYAVDGQLLLETSGQAPLTVPVPPADEALRGVTIWRDTLRVPDAGDAAAAWLSELLGKPVRLVHCPEQRARYLPNGYGFNSDRAAFPDGFPLLLIGQGSLDELNRRIGRPMEMLRFRPNLVVSGGEPFAEDGWKRIRIGGLVFRVLKPSVRCILTTLDPATGERSADREPLTTLKTFREREGDVLFGQNLAVDGSGELRVGMAVEVLE is encoded by the coding sequence ATGTTTTTGAGTGCGTTGTATCGGTACCCGGTGAAATCGGGGCAGGCCCAGAGCCTCGAGGCTTCGGCGGTAGACGTGCTGGGTCTGCAGGGCGACCGGCGCTGGATGGTGGTGGAGCAAGACAATGGGCGCTTCCTTACCCAGCGGGCCTGGCCGCGCCTGGGGCAGCTCAAGGCCAGTTATGCGGTGGATGGCCAATTGCTGCTTGAAACCTCGGGGCAGGCGCCGCTTACGGTGCCTGTACCACCCGCCGACGAGGCGCTGCGGGGGGTGACCATCTGGCGCGATACCCTGCGCGTGCCCGACGCCGGCGACGCCGCCGCGGCCTGGTTGAGCGAGCTGCTCGGCAAGCCGGTGCGCCTGGTGCATTGCCCCGAGCAGCGGGCCCGCTACCTGCCCAATGGCTATGGGTTCAACAGTGACCGTGCGGCTTTCCCGGACGGGTTTCCTTTGCTGTTGATCGGCCAGGGCTCGCTCGATGAGCTGAATCGACGGATCGGGCGGCCCATGGAGATGTTGCGGTTCCGACCGAACCTGGTGGTTTCGGGGGGCGAGCCGTTTGCCGAGGACGGGTGGAAGCGGATTCGTATCGGCGGCCTGGTTTTCCGGGTGCTCAAGCCTAGCGTGCGCTGCATCCTGACGACCCTGGACCCGGCGACCGGGGAGCGCAGCGCGGATCGCGAACCGTTGACGACCTTGAAGACGTTCCGTGAGCGTGAGGGGGATGTATTGTTCGGGCAGAACCTGGCGGTGGATGGCAGTGGGGAGTTGCGGGTGGGGATGGCGGTCGAGGTCCTTGAGTAG